The window GCCGCCTTCGCCGCCGCCACCGCGTCCGCCACGTCCTCAGGGGTCCCCCGCTGGAAGATCCCCAGCAGCCAGTCGGTGTTGATCGGGGAGCGATCCTCAAAGGTGCGCTCGGCGTAGCGGGGCTGCCCGCCGATGACCATGGGGACGGTCCCGCCCAGGCTCTCCCGGACCTTCCCCAGGGCGACCTCGTAGCGGATGTGAAGCTCCTCGCTGGGGACGGCGAGGGTGGCATAGGTGATCTTGAAGGGCTGGGCCGGGGCCTCCGCCGCCGGGGCCCCCCGGCGGCGTGGGGAGACCGCGCGCGCGGGCGCCTTCCGGGTCGTTTTACGGGCCGCCTTCTTCAGCGCCGCCTTCCGCGTCGTCTTACGTGTGGGCTTCTTCGCAGGCATTCTGACCTCCTGAGCCAGTGTTCTGCGCTTGCAAGACCACCTTCCTCAATCGAAGAAATAGGGGATCCGCAGGCCCCCGGTCAGGGTCTCCCGTTTGAGGGGGAGGATGAGACCGTGGAGGGCTTCCTCGGGGACCTTCACGCGCTTCCCTTCCAGCGTTCGGAGGCCTTCGGGGCGGAGCAAAGGATCCTCTACGCCCGGAGGCGTCTGCACCTCCTCCAGGGCCATCAGGCGACAAAGAACCCGCCGCATCGCCGGATCCTCCCCCTCTACGGCCGCCCGGAACCGGGCGACCACCTGAGGGCCCTGAACCGAGCGCCACGCGAATCGGATCTCGACTTCCTTCCCGGAGGACTCCATCGATCGCTTCGTCAATCCGCCCTGATGATCTAACTTGATTATAAACCAGACCGGAGACGGTGAAGTCCTCCCCGACCCTGGGGGATTGGGAGTTGGGTTGGGATCGGATAAACTAAATTCCAACCCGGATGGCTGCGGTGGGAGAGAGGCGCTGCGTCTAAGAGCACTCCACAGGGAAAGGGGCTTCGGATGCACCGGCAGGGATCCTTCCGAGGATGGTGGCGCTGGGCGGTGATGGGCGTGGTGTTGTTCGGGCTGGCGGCTTTCTTGGCGAGATGGCCGCGGCCGTCCTCCCTTCCCTCCCGGACGCGGACGCCGCTCCCTTCCCCCACCGTCCCGGCGACCCCATCGCCTACCCCCTCGCCGACGCCGACCCCCACGCCCCTTCCCGGGGAGTGGCTGGATCGAGGGCGCAGGGCCATGCGGGTGGGAGCGTTTGAGGAGGCTGCCGCCGCCTATGCGGCAGCGTTGCAGGGCGCTTTGCCTCCGGAGGCTGCCGGCGAAGCGTGGGTCGGATGGGGACGGGCCTTGCTGGCCGCCGAGCAGCCGGCGGAGGCCGCCCGGGTCCTCGCCCAGGCCCCCGTGGAGGAGCTGCCCCCCGAGTGGGCCCGCGGGGTCTGGACGCTCCGGGGAGACGCCCGGCGGGCGGCCGGGGATCCGGCCGGAGCCGCCGAGGCGTATGGCCACGCCCTCGGCATGGGCTCTCCCCTGACGGTGGAGCTCCGGATGCGCCGCGCCCTCGCCCTGCAGGAGGCGGGCCGGCTGGAGGCCGCCGCGGCGGAGCTGCGGGCCGCCCTGCCCGCGGCCCGGGACCCCAGCCAGGAGGCTGCCCTCCGGGAGCGGCTGGCGGAGACCCTGGAGGCCCTCCAGGCCTACCCGGCCGCCCTCGAGCAATATGAGGCCATCCTGGCTTTCGCCCAAAACCGCGCCTACCGCGCGTATATCGAATGGCGGGCGGCCCAGGTGCTTCTCACCGCCGGCCAGACCCCGGAGGGCTACGCCCGGCTCCAGCGGCTGATCCGGGAGGCTCCCGATACCCTTGCCGCCTACAACGCCCTGGTCCGCCTGGTGGAGGCAGGGATCCCGGTGCCGGATGATCTGCGGGGCCGGATCGACGCCGCCGCCGGGCAGTGTCTCCCGGCTGTCCAGGCCTTCGAGCGCTGGATCGCCGCCCACCCGGACCACGGGGACATCCACTACGAGGCCGCCCTCTGTTATCGGGACCTGGGGAACCTGCAGGCCGCCCACGCTCATCTCGACGCCCTGATCCGCGATCACCCGGAGGCCTCCCGCTGGGCGGAGGGATGGCTGGAGAAAGGGCGGCTGTGGATCCGAAGCGGGGCGGTGGAGTCCGCCGTGGCCCTCTGGCGACAGTTCCTCGCCCGTTTCCCGACCCATCCCTTCACCCCTCGTCTGCTCTATGAGGCCGCCCGCCTCCTGGAGCGGAACGGAGCGGAGGAAGCGGCGGAGGGGTTCTATCGTCTCCTCGCCGAGCGCTTCCCGGCGGATCCGCGCGCGCCGGAGGCCCGGCATCGGCAGGGGGTGCTGGCCTACGGCCGTGGGGATCTCGACGCGGCGGCCGCGGCATGGGAGGCGTTGCGAAGCCGGTATCCGGAGGCGCCGGAGGCCCTGGCCGCTCGCTTCTGGCTGGGGAAGGTGGCCCTGGCCCGCGGGGATCGCGCGCGGGCGGAGGCGGAGTGGCAGGCTGTCGTCGCCCAGGCCTCCGGGCGCTTCCTCGGGGAGCGGGCCCGCATGCTTCTGCAGGGCGAGGACCTCACCGACCTGCCCGAAACCCTGGAACTCCCGGATCCGGAGGCGGGCCGGGCGGAGGCCGAGGAATGGCTGCGGGCCCGCCTGGGGATCACCGGGACGCTTCCCCTCTCGCCGTCCGTGGGGCTGACGGATCCCCTCTGGCAGGCCGGCGCGGAGGCCTGGCGGGTGGGCTGGGTGGAGGAGGCGCGCGGGCTCTGGACCGCCTTGCGGCAGCGCGTGGAGGATCCCCTGGCGCTGTATGCCCTGGCCCTGGCCTTCCGGGAGCAGGGGGCAGACGCCCTGGCCGTCCAGGCAGCCGCCCAGCTGCTCGCCCGCCTCCGGGTGGATCCCCGGGAGGCGCCGCCCTTCCTGGCCCGGCTGGCCTATCCCGTGCCTTATCCGGATCGGGTTCTCGAGGAGGCGCAACGTCGCCATCTGCCGCCTCTCCTGCTGTATGCGGTGATGCGCCAGGAGAGCCTGTTCGATCCCTACGCGGTCTCCTCGGCCCGGGCCCGCGGGCTGATGCAGATCATCCCGCCCACGGCGCAGGCCATCGCCGAGGCGCTGGGCCAGCCGTATCGGGAGTCCTGGTTGCATCGTCCGGCGGTGAGCATCGCCTTCGGGGCCTATTATCTGGCCCAGCAACGGGATCGCTTTGGGGGGAACCTGTGGGTGGCCCTGGCCGCTTACAACGGGGGGCCGGGGAACGCAGCGCGCTGGTGGGCGACGGCGCGGGGGGATCCCGACCTGTTCTACGAGCGGATCACCCTGGAGGAGACCCGCCGATATCTGGAGCGGGTCGTCGAACACCTCGCCGTATATCGGGCCCTCTACGCCGGGCGCGCCAAATGAGTTCAGCCCGGAGAGGCCGGGCGGGTCCATAGAACCCAACCCGGGAAGGCCTCCGTCGGCCTGCACGCCGAATGAATTCGGCCTCCGGTGGCCTTCGGTCGACGGTCGGCCTGCGCCGACCAGAAAGACCCTCCTCGCGTCGGCGAAGGCCGATTTCAATCGGCACAGAGCCTTCGGCCGGCGGCCTGCACGCCGAATGAATTCGGCCTCCGGTGGCCTCCGGTCGACGGTCGGCCTGCGCCGACCAGAAAGACCCTCCTCGCGTCGGCGAAGGCCGATTTCAATCGGCACAGAGCCTTCGGCCGGCGGCCTGCACGCCGAATGAATTCGGCCTCCAGGGGCCTCCGGCCGACGGTCGACCTGCGCCAACCGAAAAAGCACGCTCCGCGTCGGCGAAGGCCGACGCCCGGCGCGCAGCGCCTTGGAAGGCCGATTTCAATCGGCACAAAAGCCTTCGGCCGACGGTCGGCCTGCGCCGACCGAAAAAGCACGCTCCGCGTCGGCGAAGGCCGACGCCCGGCGCGCAAGCGCCTTGAGGGGCCGATTTCAATCGGCGTGAGAGCCTTCGGCCGACGGTCGGCCTGCGCCGACCAGAAAGACTCTCCTCCGCATTCGCGCGTTCGGGCCTCCCTTTGCGGACCGTCGACGCCTCCGGGAAAACGCGTGGCGGGCCTCCGGAGGGGCCCGCCACGCCATCGACGGGGGGATGCGGGGGGAGCGGTCACTCCTCCTCTTCCTCCTCGACCTTCTTCCCGCGTCCGATGACCTCGACCTCGGGAGCTTCCGCGGGCAGCGGGACTTCCTCGATGGCCTCCGCCGCGGGCGCGGTCACCAGCGCGATCAGCTCGTCCGGATCGCTCACGATGGTGACCCCCGGCGGCGCCTGAAGATCCCGCACGTAGATCGCCGCATCCACCCGATCCAGGACGCTCAGATCCACGGTGATGGCCTCGATGAGGTCCTTGGGAAGACATTCGATCTCCACGTGGGTCAGGCCGTGCACCAGGACGCCCTCGCCCCGCTCCACCGCCGGGGAGGCGCCCTTGAAGATCACCGGGACCTCCACCCGGATCTTCTCCGTCATCTCGATGGCCTGGAAATCGACGTGGAGGATCTCCCGGCGGATGGGCTCGCGCTGCACCTCGCGGATCAGCGCCAGGTGAGTCTCGCCGTCCACCTGGAGGGTGATCAGCCGGGCGCCGCCCCGGGCCTGGGAGAGAACCCGTTGCAGCTCCCGGCCCTCGACCTGGATGGGGAGGGGCGAGATGTGGCGCCCGTAAAGCACTGCCGGGATCCATCCCTGGCGGCGGAGGGCTTTCACGGCTTTCCCGATCACGTTTCGAGGTTTCGCGTTCAGCACCAGCTCGGCCATCGCCTCTCACCTCAAAGAAGGATTGGAAAAACCTGCGGATCCTGGGGGCCGTCCTCATCCCCCAGACCTGGATTTCATCGCACGGACCCGGCGGCTCAGGGTCCAGCCCAGGAGCGTGCCCAGGAGGAGGCCGAGGAGCAGGCCGATCCATGAGGCCTGCGGGCCGGCGGGCGTTCCCTCCACGGAGCGGGCGAGGATCAACCCGGCCCGCCCGCCGTGCATCCGGAGGTTGCGGGCGAGCACCAGGCCGGCCCAGCTCTCGTGGAGCTCCGCCTCCCGGGAGGAGGCCAGCCCGACCGCGCTTTCCCGAAATTCCATGCGCACGCCCCGCGCTGTTCCGAAGGCCGCGCGCTGGGCGTGGACCTGGTTGGCCGCAAGGTGGGAGATGGCCGCCTCCTGGCACGTGGCCGTGTTAGCGATCAGGGATCCCACCTGGGCTCTGGAGAGCGCGATCGACTCCGCGCTCAGGGCTTCCGGCCTTCGAGGTTCGGCCTCCGACATCCTCGGACCTCAGGTTTAGATCCGATGGGACCTCCCGCGCCGCAGGGGAGCGCCCTCGGGCCGACAGGACAGGCCGCCGTCGGGGGGCGAGCGCACATCACCCCACCGCCCCCACCTCCTTGCCGAAGGGATTGTATAGGGCCCGGGCAGGGGCGTCAAGCCAGAGCCCCTATCTTGACAGATCCCAGCGACCTGATTATGATTAAGGCCAAATCCTGGGATGAGGATCCGCATGACGGTGGCTTTCATCCGCTTCCCACGCATCCGTCGTCTGGAGACCCTGCCGGGCATCGGGTCCGGTGCGGGGAGGCGGGTGATTGGCCCTTGATCGAATCCTCCCAAGGATCGCGCAAACCCCCCGGACTCGATGTCCGGGGGGTTTTTGTTTTCCCGAACGCTCTGGATCCGGAGGCGCAGGGATGTGGCGTGTGGGAATCTACGGGGTGACCGGCTACGCCGGGTTCGAGGTCTTCCGCCTGCTGCGGCGACACCCGGCGGTGGAGATCGTCTTCGCCGCCTCGGAGAGCGGCGCCGGCAACGTCCTCTCCCAGCTCTTCCCCACTACGGAGGACTTCCCGGTGGTGGGCTTCGCGGAAGCCCCCCTGGATCAGGTGGACGCGGTGTTCCTGGCGTTGCCCCACGGGATCTCCGCTTCGGTGGCCCGCCAGGCCCACGCCGCCGGCGTGCGCGTCATCGACCTCTCCGCCGACTTCCGCCTGAAGGACCCTGCGACCTATGCCCGATGGTATCGGGAAGAGCATCCCGTCCCCGAGCTGTTGCCTGAGGCGGTCTACGGCCTGACGGAATGGAACCGGGCGGCCATCCGGGAGGCGACGCTGATCGCCAACCCCGGCTGCTACCCCACCGCCACCCTCCTGGCCCTGCTCCCCCTGGCCCAGGCCGGGGCCGTGGGGCCCGGCCCCATCGTGGTGGACGCGAAGTCCGGGGTCTCCGGGGCTGGCCGCAAGCCCTCCCTCACCACCCACTTCGTGGAGGTGGATGAGAACCTCAGCCCCTACAGCATCGGCCGGGCTCACCGCCATCTGCCGGAGATGGAACAGATGCTGCAGGCCGTTCACGGCGGCCTCGGCCCCCTGGTGTTCTCCCCCCAGCTGCTCCCGGTGGCCCGGGGCATCCTGGCCACGATCTACGTCCCCCTCGCCCCCGGCTGGACCGAGGCGATGGTCCACGAGCTGCTGACCGAGGTGTATGGGCGCGAGCCCTTCGTGAAGGTGTTGCCTCGCGGGACGCTGGCGACGCTCCGCCACAGCGTGGGGACGAACTTCTGCGTGCTCTCGGTGACCGGCGTGCCGGAGGCCGGCATGGTCATCGTGACGTCTTCCATCGACAACCTGATCAAGGGCGCCGCCGGACAGGCGGTCCAGAACTTCAACGTGATGTTCGGGATCGAGGAGACGGCGGGCCTTCTGTGAGCGCGCGGCGGTGAGGAGGGGAGAGACGATGCGAGTGATCAAGATCGGCGGCCACGAGCTGGACCAGCCCTCTTTCCTGGAGGGCCTGATCGCCGCCCTGCGCCGGATGCGACCGCTGCCCCTCCTGGTCCACGGCGGGGGGAAGGCGGTGAGCGCCTGGCAGCAACGGGTGGGGCTCACCCCGCGCTACATCGGCGGGCTGCGGGTGACTGACGACGAGACCCGGGAGCTGGCGGTGATGACCCTGGCGGGGCTGACCAACAAGTCCCTGGTGGCGGCCCTGACCCAGGCCGGCCTCCCCGCCCTGGGCCTGTGCGGGGCCGACCTGGCCCTGGTGCGGGTGGAGCCCCTGCCGGAGCTGGGATGGGTGGGGAAACCGTCGGCGGTGGATGCGGAGCGCCTCCGGCATTGGCTGGCGGAGGGGCTGCTGCCGGTGATCGCCCCCATCGGCCTGGGGCCCGGCGGCCTCTACAACGTCAACGCCGACCAGATGGCGGCGGCCATCGCCGCGGCCCTCCCCGCCGAGGAGCTGGTCTTCCTGACCGACGTCCCGGGGGTGCAAGCGGAAGGGATGGTCCGGCCTTCCCTCCGCGCCCGGGAGGCGGAGGCGCTGATCGCCGCCGGCGTCATCCGCGACGGCATGATCCCCAAAGTGCGCTCGGCCCTGGAAGCCCTCGCCGCCGGCGTCCGACGGGTTCGCATCACGAACCTGAGCGGCCTGGAGGCCGGCGGCACCGAGATCCTCGCGGAGGCATAGCGATGGAGGCAGAGGCCCTGATCGCCCTGGCGGAACGGGTGCTGGCGCCCACCTACCGGCGCCCTCCCGTGCTCTTCACCCACGGCGAGGGGATGTATGTTTACGACGCGAACGGCCGGCGCTACCTGGACTTCGTGGCCGGCATCGCTGTCTGCGCCCTGGGCCACGCGGATCCCGGGGTGGCCCAGGTGGTCGCCGAGCAAGCCCGGCGGCTGGTCCACCTGAGCAACCTCTACCACACCGAGCCCCACCTGCGCCTGGCGGAGGCCCTGGTCGCCCACAGCTTCGCCGACCGCGTCTTCTTCTGCAACTCCGGCGCTGAGGCCGCCGAGGCGGCCCTGAAGTTCGCCCGCAAGTTCGCCCGGCTCCGCTTCGGCCCCCACAAGACCGGCTTCGTCGCCTTCACCCACAGCTTCCACGGCCGCACGATGGGCGCCCTCTCCGTGACCGAGAAGCCCGCTTACCGCGAGCCCTTCGCCCCCTTAATCCCCGGGGTGACCTTCGTCCCCTTCAACGACGTGGAGGCGGCCCGGGCCTCCATCACGGAGGCGACCTGCGCGGTGATCGTGGAGCCGATCCAGGGAGAGGGCGGGGTGAACGTGGCCACCCCGGAGTTCCTCCGGGCTCTGCGGGCGCGCTGCGATGAGGTCGGCGCGCTGCTCATCTTCGACGAGGTGCAGTGCGGCCTGGGACGCACGGGGACTTTGTGGGCCTACGAGGCATATGGGGTGGAGCCGGATTTGCTGACGGTCGCCAAGCCCCTGGCCAACGGGCTGCCCATCGGGGCCGTCCTGATGCGGGAGGCGGTGGCCACGGCCCTCCAGCCCGGGGATCACGGCAGCACCTTCGCCGGCGGACCCCTGGTGACGGCGGTGGCCCTCCACGTGTTCCGACGGCTGTGCGATCCCGCCTTCCTGGCCCACGTGCGGGAGGTGGGGGAATACCTGATGGCGCGCCTGCAGGCTCTGGCGCTCCCCGGCGTGAAGGAGATCCGGGGCCGGGGCCTGCTGGTGGGGATCGAGATCGAGGGGGACGCCCGGGCCGTGGTCGCCGCCGCCCTGGAGCGGGGCCTGCTGATCACCACCGCCGGCGACACGGTGGTGCGCCTGGTCCCCCCGCTGATCGTCGAGCGGGCCCACATCGACGAGGCCCTGGGGATCCTGGAGGAGGCCATGCGGGCGGCTCTTCCCTCCCGCCCTTCCTAACGCCTGAACCGGAGGCATCCGATGGTGCGGATCCGACCGGCCCGACCGGAGGACATCCCCGCCCTGTTCGCCCTGGTGGACGCTTACGCCCGGCGGGGATTGTTGCTGCCACGATCCGAAGAGGAGATCGTGGCCACCCTGTCGGATTGGATCGTGGCGGAGGCGGAGGGCCGGATGGTGGGATGCGGCTCCCTGGTCTGGATGAGCCCGACCCTGGTGGAGATCCGCTCCCTGGCCGTGGCCGAGGATTATCAAGGCAACGGCGCGGGGGGCGCCATCGTCCAGGCGTTGGTCCGGCGCGCCCGGGCGGCCGGGGCCCGGGTCGTGTTCGCCCTCACCCGGGCCGTCCCCTTCTTCGAGCGCCTGGGCTTCGCGGTGACGGAGCGGGAACGTTTCCCCGAGAAGGTCTGGCGGGACTGCGTGCGCTGCCCCCTGCGGGAGCGCTGCGACGAAGTGGCGGTGGTCTACGCCTTCCCGGAGGATGAGGCCGGAGCGGAAGGCCAACAGCGGAACCCTGGATCCCGGAACCCCACGTGAATTTCCGAGGAGGCTCCTATGGTTCGCAAGGTGGTGCTGGCGTATTCCGGCGGACTGGACACCTCCACCATCATCCCGTGGCTGCGGGAGACGTATGGGTGCGAGGTGATCGCCTTCTGCGCTGACATCGGCCAGGGGGAGGAGGAGTTGCGCGGGGTGGAGGAGCGGGCCTACGCCGGCGGGGCGTCCAAGGTGATCCTCCGCGACCTGCGCGAGGAGTTCCTGCGGGACTACGTGCTGCCCACGGTGCAGGCCGGCGCCGTCTATGAGGGCAAATACCTGCTGGGGACGGCGATGGCCCGCCCCCTGATCGCCAAACATCAGGTCCAGATCGCCCTGGAGGAGGGAGCGGACGCCGTGGCCCATGGAGCCACCGGCAAGGGCAACGACCAGGTCCGCTTCGAGCTGGCCTACCAGGCCCTGGCGCCCCATCTGCGGGTGATCGCCCCATGGCGGGAGTGGTCCATCACCTCCCGCCGCGAGGCCTATGAATACGCCCGCGCCCACGGGGTGCCCATCGAGTGGAGCACCAGCCGCTACAGCCGCGATCGGAACCTCTGGCACGTCTCCCACGAGGGCGGCCCCCTGGAGGACCCGGACTGGGAGCCCGAGGAGGACGTCTTCCTCTGGACCACGGATCCCACCCGCGCCCCGGAGACCCCTGAGACCATCACCCTGGCCTTCGAGCAGGGGGTCCCGGTGGCCCTCAACGGCCAGCCGATGGGCCTGGTGCCCCTGATGGAGGCCCTCAACGCCCTGGGGGCCAAGCACGGCATCGGACGGGTGGATCTGGTGGAGAACCGGCTGGTGGGGATGAAGTCCCGCGGCGTTTACGAGACACCGGGTGGCACCATCCTGGTGGAGGCCCTGCGGGCCCTGGAGACCCTGTGCCTGGACCGCGAGACCATGCACTTCAAGCAGGCCCTGGCCCTGCGCTACGCGGAGCTGGTCTACTACGGCTGGTGGTTCAGCCCTCTGCGCGAGGCTATGGACGCCTTCGTGAAGGTCGTGATGCGGAACGTGACCGGGGAAGTCCGCCTCAAACTGTATAAGGGGAACGTGTGGGTGGTGGGCCGGCGCTCGCCCTACAGCCTCTACCGGGAGGACATCGTCTCCTTCGATACCGTGGGGGCCTACGACCACAAGGACGCCGCCGGCTTCATCCGGCTGTTCGGGCTCCCGCTCAAAGTGCACGGCCTGGTCCGCCGCGGGCTGCGCGGGGCTCCCCGCGCTCCCGAAGAGCGGGATTGAGGCCCCCCACGGGCCGGGAGGCTGGCCCCACCGGTTTTCGGATCGGCACGAAGCCCGATCTTCGAACCCCTCAGTGTGGGGTCCGCGCCCTGCGGACCCCACACCCGCGAAATCCGGGTCGAGAAAGGAGCGAGGATGCGCCTCTGGGGGACCGCGGAGAACCTGCCGCTGGATCCGGCCTTCGAGCGGCTCAACGCTTCGCTGCCGTTCGACCGTCGCCTGTATCCCCAGGACATCCGGGGCTCCATCGCCTGGGCCCGGGCCCTGGCCCGGGCCGGGATCCTGAGCCCCGAGGAGCAGCAGGCCATCGAGGAGGGCTTGCAACGGGTTCGGGAGGAGCTGGACGCCGGCCTCTTCCTCTTCCGGCCCACCGATGAGGACATCCACACAGCGGTCGAACGGCGGCTCACGGAGCTCATCGGCCCGGCCGCCGGCAAGCTCCACACCGGGCGCAGCCGGAACGACCAGGTGGCGACGGACCTCCGGCTTTTCCTGATGGACGAGTGGCCGGAGCTGGAGGGCAGGCTGCGCGCGCTGGAGGAATCCCTGGTGCGGCAGGCGGAGGCGCACCCGGATCTCCTGATGCCGGGCTACACGCATCTGCAGCGGGCCCAGCCCATCCGCTACGCCCAGTGGTGCCTGGCCCACGCCTGGGCTTTCGAACGGGACCGGGAGCGGCTGCAGGAGGCCTTCCCCCGCCTGGCTACCCTCCCCCTGGGCAGCGGCGCCCTCGCCGGCACGCCCTTCCCCATCGACCGGGAGGCCCTGGCCCGGGAGCTGGGCTTCCGTCAGGTCTCCCCCAACAGCCTGGACGCGGTCTCCGATCGGGACTTCGTCGCCGAATTCCTCTTCATCGCTGCTATGATCGGGGTTCATCTCAGCCGCCTGGCCGAGGACCTCGTCCTGTTCGCCAGCGCGGAGTTCGGGTTCATCGAGCTGGATCCCGCCTACACCACCGGCTCCAGCCTGATGCCCCAGAAGCGCAACCCCGACGCCCTGGAGCTGGCCCGGGCGAAGGCCGGCCGGCTCATCGGGCATCTCACCGGTTTCCTCACGGTGCTCAAGGGCCTGCCCTCCGGCTATAACAAGGACCTCCAGGAGGACAAGGAGCCGGTCTTCGATGCGGTGGACACGCTGCGGGCGGTGCTGGCCGTGATGCCCGGCCTGATCGCGACCATGCGGCCGCGGCCGGAACGCATGCGCGCGGCCCTGGAGGAGGCCATGCTGGCCACGGAGCTCGCCGACTACCTGGTGCGCAAAGGCGTGCCCTTCCGGGAAGCCCATCGGGCGGTGAGCGCGCTGGTGCAGGAGGCCCTTCGGGAGGGGGAGGCCCTGAGCGCCCTTCCCCTGGAGCGGATGCGCCGGCATCACCCGGCTTTCGAAGCGGACGTCTTCGCCGCCCTGGACCCCGAGGCCGCGGTGGAGCGACGGGCCGCCGTGGGGGGGACGGCCCGGGCGGCCGTGGAAGCCCAAATTCGGGCCCTCCGGGCCCGCCTGGCCCCAGCCGACTTCCGGTAGGAGAGACTTACAGGTTTTCCACGTTCAAACGGCGCTCGGGGCAGGAGTTCCGGCCTCGTTACCGGTAATACCCCAGTCGAGCCCAAAGCCTATCCGGTAGGAGCGGCTTTAGCCGCGAATGATGGCTTGAACCCGGGATCTACGGAACCGGATAAGGGCGTTGGGGGATCGGTTCAGAATTAAGGGGTTCTGGGGATGAGCCCCAGGGCCGACCGGGGCTTCCGTCTGCGGATCCGCTCATGGCTCTCAAAAACCAAAAAGCCTCGGGTCTTCAGGATGTTCAAGGCGCAGCTGGCACGATAGGGGTCTCCTCCTCCCGCACTATAATTCCCTCCGAACCTGGCATACACGGGAGGGATGCCCATGCGCGTGGAAGTTCGGATCGGAGCCGTTCAGGAGGTGGAGGCGGATGCGGTGGTGGTGAACCTGTTCGAGGGCGTGACGACGCCGGGCGGGGCCACGGCGGCCGTGGATCGCGCCCTGGAGGGTCGGATCTCGCGGGTGCTCGCCGCCGGGGACTTTCGGGGCCGTCTGGGAGAGACCCTGGTCCTCTACACCGACGGGCGCATCCCCGCGCCCCGGGTGATCCTGGTCGGGCTGGGCCCGGAGGCTTCTTTTAACGCCGAAAAAGTCCGCCACGCGGCCGCCGCCGCGGCCCAGCGCGCCCGGGACCTGCGGGTGCGGACCCTGGCGACGGTGGTCCACGGAGCGGGCCGGGGCGGGCTCTCCCCGGAGGAAGCCGCCCAGGCCACCGTGGAGGGGGTCCTGCTGGGCCTTTACACTTACCAGCGAAAGAAGGAGAACGCCGGAGGATCAGGGCCGGAGACCCTTCTGCTGGTGGAGTTCGACGCCGCCAAGGAAGCGGCCATCGCCGCAGGCGCCCGCCGCGCCGAGACCCTCGCCCGCTTCGTGAACCGGGTGCGGGACTGGGTGAACGAGCCGGGCTCCGATATGACGCCTCGCCGGCTGGCCGAGGAGGTCCGCGGGCTGGCCGCCGAGGTCGGCGTGCGGGTCCAGGTCCTGGATGAGCACCAGATCACCGCCCTGGGGATGGGAGCCCTCACGGCGGTGGCCCGCGGCAGCGAGGAGCCTCCC is drawn from Thermoflexus hugenholtzii and contains these coding sequences:
- the argH gene encoding argininosuccinate lyase encodes the protein MRLWGTAENLPLDPAFERLNASLPFDRRLYPQDIRGSIAWARALARAGILSPEEQQAIEEGLQRVREELDAGLFLFRPTDEDIHTAVERRLTELIGPAAGKLHTGRSRNDQVATDLRLFLMDEWPELEGRLRALEESLVRQAEAHPDLLMPGYTHLQRAQPIRYAQWCLAHAWAFERDRERLQEAFPRLATLPLGSGALAGTPFPIDREALARELGFRQVSPNSLDAVSDRDFVAEFLFIAAMIGVHLSRLAEDLVLFASAEFGFIELDPAYTTGSSLMPQKRNPDALELARAKAGRLIGHLTGFLTVLKGLPSGYNKDLQEDKEPVFDAVDTLRAVLAVMPGLIATMRPRPERMRAALEEAMLATELADYLVRKGVPFREAHRAVSALVQEALREGEALSALPLERMRRHHPAFEADVFAALDPEAAVERRAAVGGTARAAVEAQIRALRARLAPADFR